From a single Paenibacillus sp. FSL R5-0345 genomic region:
- a CDS encoding CHAD domain-containing protein — MTVEVMKERQLTKTRQWEQALNLLYIDFWDYCHDAISKFDDEDIHQARVNCRKLLTLLSILDPGHTLGLYPIFEKAQKRLGKVRDADVLIESFKTKRKHAKENGDTKTAELLKAVIDHQKDKRKTYRKKLADELPKLINEDLDDKWKAFLSEQLEALVAKKDANVVMRELEVAYEQKKKACKAIFRGQDAESEAAFDSLHELRMAAKELRYTASAASFALNQKFHAHEEIYKQIQDQLGLINDKRLWLETLHAIGREELNVGKKTWNTFTEQLKTDVLDALHQNDVIPLTHQTK, encoded by the coding sequence ATGACAGTGGAAGTGATGAAGGAACGACAGTTAACCAAGACAAGACAATGGGAACAGGCACTTAACCTGCTGTATATTGATTTCTGGGATTACTGCCATGATGCAATTAGCAAATTCGATGACGAGGACATTCACCAAGCAAGAGTGAACTGCCGTAAGCTGTTAACACTGCTTTCCATTCTCGACCCTGGTCATACTCTAGGGCTATACCCCATATTTGAAAAAGCCCAAAAGAGATTAGGCAAGGTCAGAGATGCAGATGTTCTGATTGAATCGTTCAAGACTAAACGTAAACACGCCAAGGAAAACGGCGATACAAAGACAGCAGAACTGTTGAAGGCTGTGATCGACCACCAAAAGGACAAGCGCAAAACTTATCGTAAGAAGCTGGCCGATGAGCTGCCTAAGCTAATCAATGAAGATCTGGATGATAAGTGGAAAGCTTTCCTAAGTGAACAGCTTGAGGCCCTGGTAGCGAAAAAAGATGCTAACGTTGTCATGCGCGAACTTGAGGTAGCTTACGAGCAGAAGAAAAAAGCTTGCAAGGCTATATTTCGTGGACAAGATGCCGAATCAGAAGCAGCCTTCGACTCACTGCATGAGCTGAGGATGGCTGCTAAGGAACTGCGATATACCGCTAGTGCAGCCTCTTTTGCGTTAAATCAAAAATTTCATGCCCATGAGGAAATATATAAGCAGATCCAAGATCAGCTCGGGCTGATAAACGATAAACGCCTTTGGCTGGAAACACTACATGCTATTGGGCGAGAAGAGCTGAATGTCGGCAAAAAAACATGGAATACCTTTACTGAGCAATTAAAAACCGATGTACTCGATGCGCTGCATCAAAATGATGTCATACCTCTCACACATCAAACGAAATAA
- a CDS encoding lipoate--protein ligase family protein — protein sequence MDTREYDAMINGSINRIKEAIGLPAEMGLFQHLILKDNSKKVEEAGAGELLIPFAFEETLCRDVGAGLVPPSLHLWSHSGGVALGLRDSKLPYAAQAMAKLEQQGIRTAVRHSGGAAVPLDDGIVNVSLVLPKGRGKLDFHDDFRLLASLITEAVAMSHPQAAAQIKAGEIVGSYCPGDFDLAINGRKFCGIAQRRQNNAYFVHAFVVVSGSGQERGELIHKFYEHASGGDSALSYPRVRPETIAGLGELGGPNTTEVFAEGIRQALAARGVLLKSSDRLQQETGYFLDYEDPRVLDAARVLRERYAQG from the coding sequence GTGGATACTCGGGAGTACGATGCAATGATCAATGGATCTATTAATAGAATTAAGGAAGCCATCGGACTTCCTGCAGAAATGGGACTCTTCCAGCATTTGATCTTAAAGGATAATAGTAAAAAGGTAGAAGAAGCGGGGGCCGGGGAGCTGTTGATCCCGTTCGCCTTTGAAGAGACCCTTTGCAGGGATGTTGGAGCGGGTCTCGTTCCTCCTAGCCTGCACCTATGGAGCCATTCTGGAGGTGTTGCGCTTGGACTACGGGACAGCAAGCTTCCGTACGCTGCCCAAGCGATGGCTAAGTTGGAGCAGCAAGGAATTCGTACAGCGGTAAGACATTCCGGTGGTGCTGCGGTGCCTCTGGATGATGGAATTGTTAATGTTTCGTTAGTGCTACCCAAAGGACGCGGAAAGCTGGATTTTCATGATGACTTTAGGCTTCTGGCTTCTCTGATCACTGAGGCAGTTGCTATGAGTCATCCACAGGCTGCGGCTCAAATAAAGGCTGGTGAGATTGTTGGTTCTTATTGCCCGGGGGACTTCGATTTGGCGATTAATGGGCGGAAATTTTGCGGCATTGCTCAGCGCAGACAAAATAATGCTTATTTCGTACATGCATTTGTAGTGGTTTCGGGTTCGGGACAGGAACGCGGTGAACTCATTCATAAATTCTATGAGCATGCCTCTGGAGGAGACTCGGCATTATCTTATCCGCGGGTTCGTCCAGAGACGATCGCTGGGCTTGGTGAACTAGGTGGGCCGAATACTACTGAAGTATTTGCCGAAGGGATTAGACAAGCATTAGCTGCCCGTGGAGTGTTGCTTAAATCCTCTGACAGGCTACAGCAGGAGACAGGATATTTCTTGGACTACGAGGATCCGCGTGTTCTGGATGCTGCGCGAGTCCTGCGTGAACGTTATGCCCAAGGATAA
- a CDS encoding carbon-nitrogen family hydrolase, whose translation MRISLIQTDIAFGNPAMNYATVANKISEAAAASPDCLILPELWTTGYDLTRLEEIGDLNGAITKEFISSLAKQYNINIVAGSVASRNASGVTNRMFIFNRAGELIGEYSKLHLFQLMDEHLYLQPGEAKGLFSMEGTLCAGLICYDIRFPEWVRAHTAQGAEILFVSAEWPLSRLSHWRALLISRAIENQCYVVACNRAGSDPNNTFAGHSMIIDPWGDILGEASEGEEILTGDIALHKVREIRSQIPIFADRRPDLYE comes from the coding sequence ATGAGAATCTCCCTGATTCAGACGGATATAGCATTTGGCAATCCTGCTATGAATTATGCTACTGTAGCAAATAAAATTAGTGAAGCTGCTGCTGCATCGCCCGACTGTCTTATTCTCCCTGAGCTTTGGACCACCGGCTATGATCTAACCCGGCTAGAAGAAATTGGTGATCTAAACGGAGCAATAACCAAAGAATTCATCTCCAGCTTAGCTAAACAATACAATATCAATATCGTTGCTGGTTCAGTCGCTAGCAGAAATGCCTCCGGGGTAACTAATCGGATGTTTATATTTAATCGAGCTGGGGAACTCATTGGTGAATACAGTAAGCTGCATTTGTTCCAGCTAATGGATGAGCATCTGTATTTGCAGCCGGGAGAAGCCAAAGGACTCTTCTCTATGGAGGGCACCTTATGTGCCGGATTAATCTGTTATGATATCCGATTTCCAGAATGGGTTCGTGCCCATACCGCGCAAGGCGCAGAAATCTTGTTTGTTAGTGCAGAGTGGCCATTATCCAGGTTATCCCATTGGCGTGCGTTACTGATCAGCCGAGCGATCGAGAACCAATGTTATGTAGTAGCCTGCAACCGTGCTGGAAGCGATCCTAACAATACCTTTGCTGGGCATTCTATGATAATCGATCCTTGGGGAGATATTTTAGGTGAGGCTTCTGAAGGGGAAGAAATCCTAACGGGGGATATCGCATTACATAAGGTGCGTGAAATCCGATCACAAATCCCGATTTTTGCAGACAGACGTCCGGATTTATATGAATAA
- a CDS encoding MarR family winged helix-turn-helix transcriptional regulator, protein MTEHFPEEDRIFELLQALNKGICPKFERCAGISPTRLRLLHELFQVDEVSQITLQKGMDIDAAAVTRHLKGMEESGTITRRNNPADNRVTLVSLTDQGRERMIQYSEEKRRFVATLLTGFNDQERTVLIDMLNRLQSNINLL, encoded by the coding sequence TTGACGGAGCACTTTCCTGAGGAAGACCGCATATTTGAACTGCTGCAGGCATTAAACAAGGGAATCTGTCCGAAATTCGAACGATGTGCTGGGATCAGTCCCACACGGCTTCGCCTCCTGCATGAACTGTTCCAGGTAGATGAAGTCAGCCAAATTACTCTGCAAAAGGGCATGGATATAGATGCGGCCGCCGTTACTCGGCACTTAAAAGGGATGGAAGAGAGCGGTACGATCACTCGCCGCAACAACCCAGCAGATAACAGGGTTACATTGGTCTCATTAACGGATCAAGGACGGGAAAGAATGATTCAATATAGTGAAGAGAAGAGACGATTTGTCGCTACTCTGCTTACTGGATTTAACGATCAGGAGCGAACAGTGCTCATAGATATGCTTAATCGTCTGCAATCTAATATCAATTTGTTGTAA
- a CDS encoding nitroreductase family protein: protein MNATQTQTNDFKEIITGRRSIRKYDPSVKISKEEMTQILTEATLAPSSVNMQPWRFLVIESDEAKATLAPLARFNGVQVETSAAMIAIFGDLNNFDYAEEIYGTAVERGLMPAEVKENQLTRLSAHFATLPREVNKDTVLIDGALVAMQLMLVARAHGYDTNPIGGYEKDQIAEAFGMEKDRYVPVMLLSIGKAVDAGYASVRLPIDKIAEWK from the coding sequence ATGAACGCTACACAAACACAAACCAATGATTTTAAAGAAATTATTACGGGTCGCCGCTCTATCCGCAAATATGATCCATCCGTTAAGATCAGCAAAGAAGAGATGACACAAATTCTTACGGAAGCGACCCTTGCACCTTCTTCAGTAAATATGCAGCCTTGGCGGTTTCTTGTCATTGAAAGTGACGAAGCTAAAGCTACTTTAGCTCCTCTTGCTCGCTTTAATGGCGTACAAGTTGAAACCTCTGCAGCTATGATTGCCATCTTCGGTGATTTGAACAATTTCGATTATGCTGAGGAGATTTATGGTACAGCTGTTGAACGTGGACTAATGCCTGCTGAAGTAAAAGAAAACCAATTGACTAGATTGTCCGCTCACTTTGCTACCTTGCCACGTGAAGTTAACAAAGACACTGTGCTTATCGACGGCGCTCTTGTTGCGATGCAGTTGATGCTGGTTGCCCGTGCACATGGTTACGATACAAACCCAATTGGTGGTTACGAGAAAGATCAAATCGCAGAAGCGTTTGGCATGGAAAAAGATCGTTATGTTCCTGTAATGTTACTTTCCATTGGTAAGGCTGTTGATGCAGGTTATGCATCGGTCCGTTTGCCTATCGATAAGATTGCTGAGTGGAAATAA